From the genome of Triticum aestivum cultivar Chinese Spring chromosome 3B, IWGSC CS RefSeq v2.1, whole genome shotgun sequence, one region includes:
- the LOC123070986 gene encoding ultraviolet-B receptor UVR8 isoform X2, which yields MTSLPQGAMEKAAAAAAEEEPEEAWAWTWGAGTDGQLGNGGFQDHHLPQPLLLPPRCRGRVSFVAGGGAHAIALTSDGEVFTWGRGTHGQLGHGNIENIPHPKSVKFFENYTLLFSDSGQLFMCGDGSFGQLGTGDNQSRNLPFEVPYFTTKHVEKLAFGMRHSLVLLKDNSVYGFGSARRGQVGKSASKNQKFYSIPRLIDGFPNCKIVNLYANGDHSAALDESGQLYIWGRALVGEHDDDQPRVAFPSLSISQVALGWHHALVLSRGELYIIGAYRHQKRDPTLSENAVAQQLNLTTASSTHHESSSVSNLAKVPSIHVQQVTQIAAGTEHSALVTDSGALFTWGWGEHGQLGLGDTCDQVVPRRVNLGDEGSRSSASLCVYCGSGFTAAVSLA from the exons ATGACCTCTCTTCCTCAGGGCGCcatggagaaggcggcggcggcggcggctgaagaGGAGCCGGAGGAAGCGTGGGCGTGGACCTGGGGCGCGGGCACGGACGGGCAGCTGGGGAACGGCGGCTTCCAGGACCACCATCTCCCGCAGCCGCTCCTCCTCCCGCCTCGCTGCCGCGGCCGCGTTTCcttcgtcgccggcggcggcgcccacGCCATCGCCCTCACAA GTGATGGTGAAGTATTTACTTGGGGCAGAGGTACCCATGGTCAGCTTGGCCATGGGAACATAGAGAACATCCCTCATCCAAAGTCCGTTAAGTTCTTTGAAAACTATACG TTGTTATTTTCAGATTCTGGACAACTCTTCATGTGTGGAGATGGCTCATTTGGACAGCTTGGCACTGGTGACAATCAGTCAAGGAACTTGCCATTTGAAGTGCCATACTTTACCACAAAGCATGTTGAGAAGCTTGCATTTGGGATGCGCCATTCTCTTGTCCTATTGAAAG ATAATTCCGTTTATGGATTTGGCTCAGCAAGGCGGGGACAAGTTGGCAAATCTGCTTCCAAAAATCAAAAGTTTTATAGTATTCctagattaattgatggttttccAAACTGCAAAATAGTGAATTTATATGCCAATGGAGATCATAGTGCTGCATTGGATG AATCTGGCCAGTTGTACATCTGGGGAAGAGCATTAGTTGGTGAACATGATGATGACCAACCTCGGGTGGCATTTCCCTCTTTGAGTATTTCTCAAGTGGCATTAGGATGGCATCATGCACTAGTCTTATCCA GAGGTGAATTGTACATCATTGGTGCTTACCGCCATCAGAAGCGTGACCCTACTTTGTCAGAAAATGCAGTAGCGCAGCAACTGAATCTTACCACAGCAAGCAGTACACATCATG AATCATCTTCAGTGTCAAATTTAGCGAAGGTGCCCTCTATTCATGTACAGCAGGTGACCCAGATAGCAGCCGGCACTGAACATTCAGCTTTGGTCACAG ACAGCGGAGCATTGTTCACCTGGGGCTGGGGAGAGCATGGACAACTAGGCTTGGGAGATACTTGTGATCAGGTGGTTCCTCGGAGAGTAAATCTAGGCGACGAGGGCTCACGTTCTTCTGCTTCGCTCTGCGTGTACTGTGGGAGCGGGTTTACCGCCGCCGTGAGCCTGGCTTAG
- the LOC123070986 gene encoding ultraviolet-B receptor UVR8 isoform X1: MTSLPQGAMEKAAAAAAEEEPEEAWAWTWGAGTDGQLGNGGFQDHHLPQPLLLPPRCRGRVSFVAGGGAHAIALTSDGEVFTWGRGTHGQLGHGNIENIPHPKSVKFFENYTVTCVSTGWNHSGFATDSGQLFMCGDGSFGQLGTGDNQSRNLPFEVPYFTTKHVEKLAFGMRHSLVLLKDNSVYGFGSARRGQVGKSASKNQKFYSIPRLIDGFPNCKIVNLYANGDHSAALDESGQLYIWGRALVGEHDDDQPRVAFPSLSISQVALGWHHALVLSRGELYIIGAYRHQKRDPTLSENAVAQQLNLTTASSTHHESSSVSNLAKVPSIHVQQVTQIAAGTEHSALVTDSGALFTWGWGEHGQLGLGDTCDQVVPRRVNLGDEGSRSSASLCVYCGSGFTAAVSLA, translated from the exons ATGACCTCTCTTCCTCAGGGCGCcatggagaaggcggcggcggcggcggctgaagaGGAGCCGGAGGAAGCGTGGGCGTGGACCTGGGGCGCGGGCACGGACGGGCAGCTGGGGAACGGCGGCTTCCAGGACCACCATCTCCCGCAGCCGCTCCTCCTCCCGCCTCGCTGCCGCGGCCGCGTTTCcttcgtcgccggcggcggcgcccacGCCATCGCCCTCACAA GTGATGGTGAAGTATTTACTTGGGGCAGAGGTACCCATGGTCAGCTTGGCCATGGGAACATAGAGAACATCCCTCATCCAAAGTCCGTTAAGTTCTTTGAAAACTATACGGTAACCTGTGTGTCTACTGGATGGAACCATTCTGGATTTGCTACAG ATTCTGGACAACTCTTCATGTGTGGAGATGGCTCATTTGGACAGCTTGGCACTGGTGACAATCAGTCAAGGAACTTGCCATTTGAAGTGCCATACTTTACCACAAAGCATGTTGAGAAGCTTGCATTTGGGATGCGCCATTCTCTTGTCCTATTGAAAG ATAATTCCGTTTATGGATTTGGCTCAGCAAGGCGGGGACAAGTTGGCAAATCTGCTTCCAAAAATCAAAAGTTTTATAGTATTCctagattaattgatggttttccAAACTGCAAAATAGTGAATTTATATGCCAATGGAGATCATAGTGCTGCATTGGATG AATCTGGCCAGTTGTACATCTGGGGAAGAGCATTAGTTGGTGAACATGATGATGACCAACCTCGGGTGGCATTTCCCTCTTTGAGTATTTCTCAAGTGGCATTAGGATGGCATCATGCACTAGTCTTATCCA GAGGTGAATTGTACATCATTGGTGCTTACCGCCATCAGAAGCGTGACCCTACTTTGTCAGAAAATGCAGTAGCGCAGCAACTGAATCTTACCACAGCAAGCAGTACACATCATG AATCATCTTCAGTGTCAAATTTAGCGAAGGTGCCCTCTATTCATGTACAGCAGGTGACCCAGATAGCAGCCGGCACTGAACATTCAGCTTTGGTCACAG ACAGCGGAGCATTGTTCACCTGGGGCTGGGGAGAGCATGGACAACTAGGCTTGGGAGATACTTGTGATCAGGTGGTTCCTCGGAGAGTAAATCTAGGCGACGAGGGCTCACGTTCTTCTGCTTCGCTCTGCGTGTACTGTGGGAGCGGGTTTACCGCCGCCGTGAGCCTGGCTTAG